ACTtctcgcgcggccgcgcgcctTGTTCTGTCCGAATGCCCGAATTCCAGTGATAGGCGCGCATCCGCGCGGgagttggcgcacccgcgcgtGTGCTTCTGTCCAAGTGCATCAGTTTGTGGATCAAGTGAccgaaaatttattttcaaatgaatttgatccaaaaagatTAATACTTGTCAAAGACCGCACCGCACCGACCCGACCGTGAccgaaaatttattttcaaatgaatttgatccaaaaagatTAATACTTGTCAAAGACCGCACCGCACCGAGACGAGACGAGCGCACGCGCGTGTGTGTGTCACCAAGACACATCGTATTAGCGTCTTCCCCCTTCTAAAAACTTCTGGTACCCCTCGGGGCCCAAACCCCTTTCCAAACTTGGAGTTTAAAAGGGAGACATCACTTGGCTATTTTATCAATGTGGGACAACTCCCACTCCCTTTTCTATTTAACAACTCTATTCAACACTTCTTCATTTTCATTTATCCAACAGATGCTACTCTTCAATGTTTCCCAAATTCGATACTAAGATTGGAATTTGTTTTGCTAACTATTATCATCATTAAATTTTGTTTCTAACTATTTTTCATCTTATTTGTTGTCATCATGGTCCTAAGATATATCGTTATGTGGCAGTACTTATTTTTAGAGATACAGAAAAAAATCCAAATTTTCTTCTGCTGTAATCATGCATTCAAAATTGTAATATTCTTTCCAACAGAGCATGCATATCTCCACTCTTTGTATTCGTGCTTGCATCTTCATATCTCAAGCCATTTACTTAATTCCCGAACTTATGTTCATTGTATCAGATCACTGACACGATCTCATGCTGTCACCGGGGGATGCCATTTGCATATCCCTCCAGCTCAGAACTTGATGTTTCTTTCTATATCATCTTGGCACACAGTTTCTTGTTCTTATGTTGGATCTGTTTCTTTGTTTTCCCGATATTAATGGACAAGTACTTGTAGAAATCATTTGGCATAGTGAGAGTACTCATGATGTGTCTTAATCAGTGGTTTGAACTTTGAAAGCTGCTTCTTGCTGAGAAAATGCAAAGCCGTGACTTAGTTGATGGTGAGTGAATTTGATCAATGTTATAAACTTTGCACTTGGATTTCTTTCCCAGATTTATAATTAGTTGTTCCTactttatttttcttctcattttgTCATAGAAGCAATATTTAATGaccaaattcaaattttataatatcaCCAAAATGAATTATTACCTTTTCctttttacaaaaataatatccCTAGAATGAATTATTAcccatttttttattaaaaaaagtgCACTTATTTATTGCTAGTGTGTATGTGTGTTATTTAAAGCATTCATTTAAGAACGAAAGATTGTGGTTCCCCTGATATTTTAGACAAAATTATTGAGGCACAAAAGCCAGGAAAAAGTGCAGGTACATTCCATCATttttaactatttaaaatacatgtacCTGACATATTTTCATTCAACAAGAATATAATATATGCAATTTCAATAGAAATTATGATAGATGAATTTTAAATACACTCGAAGTGTCCAAATCAAATTATTCAATTCAAATCGAATTCATAAATTCAAACAAAATAGAGAGAAATTTAATAAATGAGATGAAATGTCCTCTATTTTGATgaataagtctcttgtgagacggtatcacgaatctttatctgtgagacaagtcaaccatatagatattcacaataaaaagtaataccttttcatggatgatccaaataagagatccatctcacaaaatacgacctgtgagaccgtctcacacaaatttttgttgaGTTATAATCCATGGTACTTCATGCCTCCAATTGGAATAAAAGGGTTAACAATCCACCTCATTGTCCTATGTTGTCacttgtcaaaaatattatttaataaatcattctttaaaatatattccAACTATTCACCCTCCGGTTAATTTCTCGGTATTTTTTGTGAACGAGTTGAAACTTGAAAGCAGAGAACACAAAATGAAAAGCGACTCCAAAACTCCCCAAGAGGCAATCAAATAAATATctccatatataaaatatacccCCACTGATTTGTATTGGCCACTTTCCCCAATTGTTGGGAAATGGGAATGCCGACCCTTTCTAATTTTTTGTTACCACCCACCCACCCACCCCCAAAACTTTGACGACccatgttttcttgaattgttaTCTGGCTCTTGAGAGTTTACACTCCATCCGCCACGTCTCGTGCACAACCCACAAACCATAACCCCCTAGGTATTAATCTAAATCTATCAAATAAGTAGAATGAACTTTATGGTATTGAGATGGATCGGGTAAGGACCTGTCCCGTAAATTTCCATCCGATTCTCGTCCCGATAAAAATTAAGGATCATTTTTTTCCTTCAATCCCATACTAGACAAGTGTCGAGACTCTAATGTTCTAGACCTCTCACCCTCTCTGAACTAAGTCAAGTTCAAACCTTAGTAAAACGATCACATATGAATGTGAGCTTTGACATGCGGGATTAGACGAGCCGGACAAATctctgaaaaataattttttaaaaaaacttattgTTTGACTCTTTGCTATTTTCTTCGATATAGTTTTAAACTTTAAGTATCAATTTGCTATATTTGTTTTATTTacaaatttaatcattttttcgATTTAACTTTAACATGCATAGCGTCTTTATTAGTATTGATAATAAAAATGACTAACTAAATTACCAAAAAAGATTATATAGATGACCATGTAAAtttggagtaggtctcttgtgagacaatctcacgaatctttctatgtgagatgagtcaacactaccgatattcacagtaaaaagtaatactcttagaataaaaattaatattttttcatagataacccaaataagagattcgtctcacaaaatacgatctgtgagatcgtctcacataagtttttacaGTAAACTTGTATAATTTTGATGCGTGCACTTTGGAAACTCTGGGAAAGATCTTTTGCGCCTCGTAGAAAAATAATGATCGAGGTGGGATCCTTTACCATAGGAAAggacatttttttaatataatttaatgaaaaGAATCACCATTTATTTTCTCTATATAAACTTCTCAACATGGTCTCAAGTTTTGAAAAAAGCAGAAAAAAATAGTCCCTTCCAATATTCCTTTCTTTTTCATTTCACCAGACCTAAGATGGCGGCCTCCGTCGAGAAACAGACCAGTTTGTCCAAATTACCCCGCCCATTCAAATCCAGTTCAACAACCCATCACCGGCCGGGCTCCCCGGTCCGCGGTTACAGCATCCCTACGGCCTCTACAGATTTCACATTTCCAAAAATATCCACGAATAACGATTTGAGTGTAGATTATTCATCCGATGATTCTAATGACGATGACGATGACGAAAAGAAACATATATTAGCCATTAAGAAAGCGAACGCCGAGGTAGAACCGTCTGTTATTGACTCAAGAGACGAGTCCACAGCCGACAACTGGGTCGAGCGGAATTCGTCCATGGTCCGGCTCACCGGAAAACATCCCTTTAACGCGGAGGCGCCGCTGCCGAGGCTCATGCACCACGGCTTCATCACCCCGGTTCCCCTCCACTACGTAAGGAACCACGGGCCGGTCCCGAAAGCAAGTTGGCGTGAGTGGACCATCGAAGTCTCCGGTCTTGTGAAACGCCCCACTATTTTCACAATGGATCAATTGGTGAAAGAGTTTCCGAGCAAAGAGTTCCCCGTCACCCTCGTTTGCGCCGGAAACCGCCGCAAAGAGCAAAATATGGTGAAAAAAACAATAGGATTCAACTGGGGTGCCGCCGGTATCTCCACCTCGGTGTGGCGGGGAGTGCCTCTATGCTCCGTATTAAAGCGGTGCGGGATTTTCAGCAAGAAAAAGGGCGCCCTGAACGTATGCTTTGAGGGGGCGGAAGATCTGCCAGGCGGAGGTGGCTCCAAGTACGGAACGAGTTTGAAGAAACAAATGGCGATAGATCCTTCGAGGGACATCTTATTAGCGTACATGCAAAACGGCGAGAGGTTGAGCCCGGATCACGGGTTTCCCGTTCGGGTCATAATTCCAGGGTTTATTGGTGGGAGAATGGTGAAATGGTTAAAGCGTATAATTGTGACTACAAAGGAGTCGGAGAGCTATTACCATTACAGAGATAATAGGGTTCTTCCTTCGCATGTTGACGCTGAACTTGCAAATGCTGAAGgtataaatatacatatatctatctatcactatatatatatatatatatatatatatatatatatatatatattatgatttgttttgTGCGTGTCGCAGCATGGTGGTACAAACCTGAATATATAATCAACGAACTCAACATCAACTCTGTAATTACGACGCCATGTCATGAAGAAATATTGCCCATTAACTCCTGGACTACTCAGAGACCCTACACTTTGAGGGGTTACGCATATTCAGGTAATCATTTACGTCCTCTCTTCTTTATTCATTTGGACAAGATTGAAGAACTTCATGCATTAATTTGGACGTTTGCAAagtatattattaattattatctgtcatattgAATTATATTACTCTGTGTGCGAGTATATTGATATCAAGAAGCTAGAAAAACCCTTCAAGTGGTTGAACACTTGCATTTTGATATACTACTACTCAAATCATCTATATCATTCCTGTATTCGAATTTATGATCCCTTTGTTCTTATACTATGTAGGGGGTGGGAAGAAAGTGACGAGGGTAGAGGTGACGATGGATGGAGGTGAAACTTGGCATGTAAGCAGCCTCGACCACCCGGAAAAGCCTAACAAGTACGGCAAATACTGGTGCTGGTGTTTTTGGTCACTTGAGGTCGAGGTTTTGGACATCCTCGGCGCCAAGGAAATCGCTGTTCGGGCATGGGACGAAACCCTCAACACACAACCGGAAAAGCTCATTTGGAATCTCATGGTAACAACCTCTATAATGCATACTGCACATAAGCTCATACCAAAATTAAACCAGCCACTGTTGTaggaaaaaaattgtaaaacacCGGCCCCTTTAAATTTATGGATCTAATATTAGCAatacagaaagaaagaaaagtgATTATTGTTTTGTCACTAGTAAATCAGCTGGCTTAATGATGAAGAAAATGTAATGGCAACATGTACAAATTTCAGGGTATGATGAATAATTGCTGGTTTAGAGTAAAAACAAATGTCTGCAAACCACACAAAGGAGAAATCGGTATCGTCTTCGAGCACCCAACTCAACCGGGAAACCAATCTGGAGGCTGGATGGCTAAGGAGAGCCACCTCGAGAAATCCTCAAACGACGCCCAAACCCTGAAGAAAAGCACCTCAACTCCATTCATGAACACCAACTCTAAAATGTTCTCCGAATCGGAGGTTAAGAAGAACAATTCCGCGGACTCCGCATGGATCATCGTACATGGCCAAGTCTACGACTGCACCCGCTTCCTTAAAGAACACCCCGGAGGCACAGACAGCATCCTCATCAATGCCGGCACAGACTGCACGGAAGAATTTGACGCAATTCACTCTGATAAAGCCAAGAAAATGCTCGAAGAATACAGAATCGGAGAGCTGATGACGACTGGCTATGCATCGGCAGATTCTTCCCCTAACAACTCAGTTCACGGCCCGCCTGGCGATCTCAACTTAAAGTCGATTAAAGAATCGATGCGAAGCGTGGCTCTTGTTCCTCGGCAGAAAACTCCTTGCAAACTCGTTGCAAAAACTATACTATCGCATGACGTGAGGCTTTTCCGATTTGCATTTCCCAATGAGGATCAAGTACTGGGATTACCAGTGGGGAAACACATATTCATCTGTGCCACCATTGATGAAAAGTTGTGCATGCGAGCCTATACTCCATCAAGCAGCGTAGATACCATTGGATACTTCGAATTAGTGGTCAAGATTTACTTCAAAGGGGTGAACCCGAAATTCCCCAACGGCGGGCTGATGACTCAGTATTTGGATTCCATGGAACTGGGCTCGTTTATAGATGTGAAAGGTCCATTGGGACACATCGAGTACACAGGAAAAGGTAACTTCCTGGTTCACGGCAAACAAAAGTTCGCCAAAAAACTGGCCATGATCGCCGGCGGATCCGGAATCACCCCGATTTATCAGgtaaatttcaagaaaaaaaataaggaattcttcatttttaattttaaattgaattttttttcttcgTTACAATTACAGGTAATGCAGGCGATTTTGAAGGATGGAGACGACAAAACAGAGATGTACGTGGTGTACGCGAATCGCACGGAGGATGATATACTGCTGAGAGCTGAGCTTGACGAGTGGGCGGAGAAACATCCCGAAAGGGTCAAATTGTGGTACGTGTTGTCAAAACCTGAGAAGGAAGGGTGGCGATATAGCAGAGGGCATGTTACTGAAGATATTTTAAGAGAGCATATTCCGGAGGCGTCGGAATATTCGTTGGCTTTGGCATGTGGCCCGCCGGCGATGCTGCAGTTCGCCGTGAGCCCGAATCTGGAGAAGATGGGATACCCTAAGGATTCTTTATTGGTCTTTTGAGGGATTAGATTATGTCTTGTATCTCTTGGGGGTGTAAATGCAGTTATTGAATCTctggattaattaattaattcgattTGGTATTTGTAAATAATTGAAACTAGCCTCGACGCACATCTTTTCCGTGTCTCTctgtgtgtgtatgtatataaatttaatattataaattttaatttagcttAAAAATACTgaaatacaaaatttttaatatGTCAACAACTAAATATTTGAACATTTTAAAAAGTTGGTTTCAAATCATATATAATGAATTTAGATTGaatgaaagaaaaaatatatataaatatagaaatatttataattatgtcAAGCGTTAAGTAGTTTGTATTATTTGATTTGTTGATTGAAAAATAACAAAACTAATGTAAGATCGTCTAATAAACTAATTTTGTGAGATTAATCGTCAACTCGACTCGATATATGAAAagtgttatttttaatttatgtcaaaaatattatttttaactgcaaaaaaatttatttattagttATGATATGAAGAAATATTGAATAATATAAGCTGATTTgagtgaaaaatattaatttttataaaatattatttttaactgCAAAATATCATATTTGTTAGTTATGTTATGAATTAATATTGTGTAATATATGTTGATTTtagtgaaaaatattatttttttgttaaaaatatatTCTGTGATATATGACGATTTGagcaaaaaatattattttttgtttataaaGTATTACCTTTCATTGTAAGTGTAGACCAAGTCAGACGTATCTCACGAATATAAGTCAATAAGACCATTCAACATTAGACCTCCTCTTGAAAAGTTAGGAAGAGAAAGAGGGATTGAAGTGAGAAAATTATGAGAAAAAATGGTGCTTCAACAACATAGTAGTTTAATTTCAATGTATAATatagataaaataaattatcacattaataattattattaacatttatttatatCAATATGCTTTAAATTTTATATACGTGGAATTTTTTTGTGAGTTTTATTAACATATAGTGGCCTAACAAGAGTAATGGTTGTATATTTATCTACTTAGGCTATGTTTGGTGTGTAGGATAAAATAACTAATTAGTTTGATGACAAAACTCAAGATAATATATAATGTTTTATGATAAAGTATGttttgtttggtaagattttaatGAGTACGATAATTTTACATTTTGTGTTGTTGAGACAAAATTACTCTAAACTAGCATTGATGACAATTCGGtatataaaatgatatttgTAGCTATGTTTTCAAAACCGTGTGTTCAGCTGTTAATAAATaactattttataaaattttaaattataaattatgtatatatctgacaatttattttttttaacaaaaattagTACGATTTTGCATTTTATCTCATTTTTAATATTGATTTCTAATtattttttctcaaatttttaattttatttagtttcATCGTCAAATTATTTATGTAATGTAtgtgaaaataaatatatatatatataaaccatCAAAAAATAGAGTTCAAATCACGAGATCTAAAATTCTAGATCTCACTTGTGGATTCTTTCGTGGGTAAATTTGTAATTTACATTATGTTTTAAGAAGTAGATTGTGAATCCTTCTAAAAGAAAAAGATGTCTTTTCAACcaaatagatttttttttacacGGGTTTCTTGATTAATTGGGCCCATATAAATGAGACAAACATGAATTTGACAATTTATCCTTTATTTATCACTCACACCAAACATACCTTTAAATGAATAGGTTATATGATATGTTGGTATGTTCATCTCGTGCAAAGTAAATTAAGGATTGTATATTATATACATGTCGAAATGAATTTTATTCTGCGTATAGACATATATCTCCTTTAAAATTCGGGAAAAATAACTAATAAATccaataatttataacattaaTACATACATCCttatgtttatatttttcttCCATTTAACATCCAAAAATACAAGATGAATATAAATTTGATAGAGGAGTTTGTAATGTTTTAAATTATTGGATTTACATGCTAGTTTTCATGAACCTCGAGAGAGTAAATGTAACATTTaaatatgagtaggtctcttgtgagacgtctcacgaatctttatctgtgagacgggtcaactctgtCGATATTcccaataaaaagtaatttcttaacataaaaaataatcttTTTTCATGAAAgaaccaaataagagatatgtctcacaaaatacgacctataagaccgtttcacacaagtttttacttttaaatatagttgaattttttttgtaaatataaCCAACTTCAAAAGATGTGGACATAATTATCACTTGTGCATTTTTCCAATTTACTTGTGGATAAATCTAGAAATTTGGTTGAGTTaaatataaatacatatataaaaatttgaatttttaatacAAAATATATTACAATGAGTGTAATTAATTTATGTAAGATCAATCAAATcccctaataataataataataataataataataacaatggaTTTTGGTGCACATAAAGGCCATTGATGATTGAACTAGTCCCCGCAGCACATTTGCCTCCTCTTTCTAAAACtactattttattatattataatatcgAAACGTAATTAATTTCTGTAAGGATCAATCAATATAATATCGAAACGTAATTAATTTCTGTAAGGATCAATCAATATAATATCGAAACGTAATTAATTTCTGTAAGGATCAATCAAATCCCCTACATTTCGGCTTCACGTAAATATTAAAACAAAATAtgtgccaaaaaaaaaaaaactaagggcaaatattaattttaacaaATTTATCAATTTTCATTATCTATACATGTTTCAATCAAATCATACAAATAATTTGTTATAATTGGTTTGGTCAACCTtgctcatatttataataaaaaataataatattttatgagtgattcaaataaaatattcgttTAACAAAATTGACATGTAATATCGTCTTACTGGAATTTTTGTGTTGATTTTATATGCTTAATTGTCATGATCGGACATAGAAAAAGTCATCATATAATTGCTATAAAAAAAGTTATCTTATAATTAACAGCTTTTTTATTGttttgaaataaatttaattcCCACGAAACGTGGAGATATTTATATGACAAATTGTCAAGTTGACAAATCAAATTCCCTAATATTAATTTAAAGTAGAAGTAAATTTCTAGATTATACTAATAGATCGAACCCATTCCAGGTCTACAAATGCATTGAAAGCCgtacattattttatttttaattttgtagTTTTTCTTTCTGCAATTAGCGTAGACGTGACAGGTAAACAAATGATTAGCTAAATTAATCACAAGTTCAACTAtcgttttatattaaaataaatcttaTAAAAAAATAGAGAAGATTTCTTTTGCGTTTGAAAAAATTGTTGGAGATTATTGGATTGGCAATTGGCATGAGTAATAATTGCTATTAATAGCCAGTCTCTTATAATAATTGaaacatcaatttataaatttaaatggctagattattgttagagtaggtttcttgtgagacgatctcacgaatctaccctaccgatatttacaataaaaagtaatacttttcatggatgatccaaataagagatctgtctcacaaaatataacatgtgaaaccgtctaacataagtttttgtcttattgttattgttcgtatatttttttaatgatgtATGGTACTAGAGTCCATATATATAATGTAAAAAGGTGAAGGGAATGGAATTTTGCTTGCCATCATAAATCAATAGATTGTTTCTGCTTCAGAACTCTACAAAAACACAACCACCAGTCAACATATCGCAATTTCAAAAATCGAAGTTGCATTTGGATTGATAAATTTAAAATGAAGAATTTTGTGCTTCAAATGATAATAAGCTCGGTTTTCTAGAGTTCAAAAAACAGTCCGGGTTTTTCGAGTATAGAGATATGAGCAGAGAGTTTTCCCACAATGGTTCAATAACTTTATAAGTTAAATATAAAATCAGAGTGGCTTCATAAATAGGGGTTTTATTGACATAAAAATTATGCAAGCATTTAATATTAATGAAATATTAATGTATTGGactatataattaaaatctctTATAATTAGAACGAAGAGAATATTAAAGAGAGACACAAGCCATACATGCATGTTTACATTTTTGCtcgatatttatttataatttaaatgtatCTAAACTTTATATGTACTTTTCATAAAATTATACACTCTCCTAAAACTTTTCCTGTCGAAATTCTAACACTAActaaaaatttcataatttttttaattatgtgaGAACTCGTAGCCATTGCTTTTTGTGCGTATTGAATAAACATCCGGATTAACACATTAACTTGCAAACTATATTAGTCAGATAAACCACATTGGGCAAGCCCTGTGTGACAAGATCGTCCAGGAAAATGTTAGTATGGCAAAATCAAGCTCCTGACTAATTAGTCAAATAGTAGGTCTTTTATAAGATGGTTTCACggatctttattcgtgagacggatcaatgatatccattttacataaaaagtaatatatttcacgtaaaaaataatattttttcgtggatGACCCATATAGAATAtccgtttcacaaaattgatcagtgagaccgtctcataggAGTTTTTGTGTTAGTCAAATACTCACATATTTCACCAACTCAAACACCTCCAAATATAATAATTTCACAATATAGAGACACTGGatatgaattaaatcaagatattTCAAATCTATTTGGCCATGCTTGGTGCCAATCATAAGAAAATGAAATCAACTTTCAAGTAATTTTATGAAATCCAAAGCCGTCAAGACAAATGCAATCTTAGATAATTTTGTTCACACCTGAATCAAACTGATTTTGGTTTgtggattttttttaaagaaaaatatttatctaaTATCCTTTATTcacaattttttatattaaaaaaatgagaACCATATTATACAATTCCTAATTCCAAATAATAATTAAGAactaaaatatgtaaacaaaagACCCCTAAAATAAATCTGTTTTAGAATGCTAGAAAAACAAAATCACAAATAGCTGAAGAACAAACCAGAATGAAATATGATGCTTATCATGTTTGAAACTAGCTAGAAAAATTCGATGGGTATCGACAGGGGAACACCATTCGTGTCACATGATGATActcatgaaaatatattattttttatgtttaaatattattttttattaaaaatccactcatgaaaaaatataattttttatttttaaatattactttttaataaaaatatagttAGAATTGATCTATATTTAAAATCTACGTGATCATCTCGCAAGATATCTATCTACACATATATGTAAATATTCTTCTACTGCTCTCAGTAGATTTGAGATATTATCTCGTAGTGAAGAAAATTGTGTTAGATAGGTTAAAGCTTCTTCTGGTGTGAAAGAAACCAAAACAAGATAAGCAAGCAGCGCATCTTCAAGATCCCAGCAGAAACAAATCACTCGTCTCAGCGGTCGCCAGCAATGATTTGATTCAGATTAATCAAGCTCTACTCGTAAAGAACCGCGCTCGTCGAACGACGAGATCCGTAGAACTGAAACCCCTTGAACTGGTTTTCATGGAGTGCACAAGTTGCCAACTGGCCATTTGCAGATTCAACCAGCAACAACTCAttcttcaaaaacaaaaaaaggcCAGATAACACAGTAAGGGCCGATAACAAACTGTTTCGTCCATGAATCTTTCACCCCGTATTCCTTCATCACCCAAATCTCGGTGTTGCACTGCCCTGTCATCAAGTTCGAATACCGAACCACCGAGAGGCTATATATCATTTAACTGTACGAAAAAAATGACACATATAAGAAAGAAGACTTCAACGGGAAGGAAATCAGAAAATTTACAAATTTCTCGATGGTCGGAGGTAATATTTGATTTGCTTCCGtatattatttatcatgtttatatatgtgcaaaaacatgattttaaggaaaaattctaacatttggtatcagaaccGTAATATTCtgccttgaaaatatttgtttttattttctgaaaaatcgAATATCTTgaaattttgggaaatggattTTCAGTTTTAAGTAAGAAActtgaaatttaaagattggACGTAATAATATTAAGAAACTTACCTTAGAATTGTGTTCTCGGTTGCACCTTGAAGGcttgaaaattaataaataaaatttctgaATCTGGAAATGAAACGATAAAATTTTGAGAGCACAACTTTCGGGAGGAGAAATTGCAAGAGAATGCTTTGAAGATGAAGTGCATGCAATTCATTCTAATTCAATCAATTGCAGTGCAATAACGTCTACTCATTTAATATATGAAGCAtacacattaaaataaataacgTGTATGTATATAATATTTGGTTAAATAATTTCTACACATTAAAATAATTCCAAGTTCGATGTAATTTCTAATACatgtttagaaattatttttgcataTTAGATATAATGTCAAATATTATGGATAAGTGTTTGATGTGTACatgcaaatttaatattatgtttgcatttatttttgaaatttaaaatacaaataatgttgaaaaataattgatacatcaatattcacattatgttcatattaaatttattaagttgtttataatttgaaatgaacatatcaagtaagatgtgaatataatattataaaataaaatatttcagatgttcacaaatgaacaaataatccacactttatcactactctgataaaagagaaaaactgatgagGAGCCCACATTTTCACGTAAATGTAatcctcactttatcactactctgattGAAGATAAAAACTGATGAGAAACATATTTGTTCATATTAAgtaaaaatgtgaatataaagttatttaataaaaaaaattggcttataaagattcacataaatgtggataattaaattgaataataattataaggcGACGTAAGAAAACATGATCGGAGAGAGTTCTTCATAGTTCGGTTTAAACTGCCTTGATTTGTCACTGGTCTCCTTGAAGAATGTTGCTCTGACTAAGTTAGTTATTTAAAGGGCCTTAGCATTACCTATCTTTCCTGGGAGCACTCTTGGAAAATTATGATTATGTTACTAAATATTTATTCTATAAAGTATTAAAGTAAAGCCAAAATTTTGTCCCGTGAACcacataattttaaataattgaggaatagccacaacatgcttaattatgaaaaa
This region of Primulina eburnea isolate SZY01 chromosome 14, ASM2296580v1, whole genome shotgun sequence genomic DNA includes:
- the LOC140813180 gene encoding nitrate reductase [NADH] 2-like, with the protein product MAASVEKQTSLSKLPRPFKSSSTTHHRPGSPVRGYSIPTASTDFTFPKISTNNDLSVDYSSDDSNDDDDDEKKHILAIKKANAEVEPSVIDSRDESTADNWVERNSSMVRLTGKHPFNAEAPLPRLMHHGFITPVPLHYVRNHGPVPKASWREWTIEVSGLVKRPTIFTMDQLVKEFPSKEFPVTLVCAGNRRKEQNMVKKTIGFNWGAAGISTSVWRGVPLCSVLKRCGIFSKKKGALNVCFEGAEDLPGGGGSKYGTSLKKQMAIDPSRDILLAYMQNGERLSPDHGFPVRVIIPGFIGGRMVKWLKRIIVTTKESESYYHYRDNRVLPSHVDAELANAEAWWYKPEYIINELNINSVITTPCHEEILPINSWTTQRPYTLRGYAYSGGGKKVTRVEVTMDGGETWHVSSLDHPEKPNKYGKYWCWCFWSLEVEVLDILGAKEIAVRAWDETLNTQPEKLIWNLMGMMNNCWFRVKTNVCKPHKGEIGIVFEHPTQPGNQSGGWMAKESHLEKSSNDAQTLKKSTSTPFMNTNSKMFSESEVKKNNSADSAWIIVHGQVYDCTRFLKEHPGGTDSILINAGTDCTEEFDAIHSDKAKKMLEEYRIGELMTTGYASADSSPNNSVHGPPGDLNLKSIKESMRSVALVPRQKTPCKLVAKTILSHDVRLFRFAFPNEDQVLGLPVGKHIFICATIDEKLCMRAYTPSSSVDTIGYFELVVKIYFKGVNPKFPNGGLMTQYLDSMELGSFIDVKGPLGHIEYTGKGNFLVHGKQKFAKKLAMIAGGSGITPIYQVMQAILKDGDDKTEMYVVYANRTEDDILLRAELDEWAEKHPERVKLWYVLSKPEKEGWRYSRGHVTEDILREHIPEASEYSLALACGPPAMLQFAVSPNLEKMGYPKDSLLVF